CCACCGGCCCGCTGCCCAAGCAGGTCGCCTCGGCCTGGTGGAAGGTCATCCGGCTCTCCCTGCCCAACCGCGATGCCGCCCGGCGGGAGCCGGTGACCCCCGCGCTGGCCTCCGGCGCGGCCTGACCCCTCGCGCTCCTCGCGCGGCAGGACCTGTGCAGCGGCCCGACCGGCCGGCGACGACGAGTCGCCGAGCCGGCCGGGCCGGTGTCGTTCCGGTGCTCACCGCGCAGGTGCGCGGGTCCACCGGTCAGGGGTTGACGAAGTCGCGCACCTGCCCGTAGATCGTCGCGTCGGTGATCAGGCTGAGGTGGCCGACGCAGGCGGTCTTGGTGTTGGTGGCACCGCTCAGCACCGTGCTGTCGGCCGGGTTGATGACCCCGTCGCAGGACGACCAGAACGTGCCGTACGTGAAGGAGCCGGGCGTCTCGTCTCCGGAGTTGAGGTTGGCCAGGAAGGTCGAGCCGACCCGCATCTCCACGCAGGCGGTGCTGAAGCAGGTGTTCGCCGAGCTGGTGCCGTGGTTCGGGCCGCCCAGGGAGACCCACCGGTCGACCTTGCCGCTGCTGGCCAGGTTCTTCAGGTAGTAGCGGGAGGAGAGCCCACCCATCGAGTGGGTGACGATGTCGACCTTGGTGGCGCCGGTGGCGGCGAGCAGCTTGTCGACCTCCTGGCTCACCGTCTGCGCCGTGGTGGCGTTGGACTGGCTGGTGTTGTAGGAGAACGCCCGCAGGTAGCTCGACGGCCAGCCGTCCGCCTGGAACCGGCTGATCATGGTGTTCCAGGTGGAGGCGCTGCTGTTCCAGCCGTGCACGAACAGGATCGGGTTGCTCGACGGCGTCCAGTTCGCGGCCTGCGCGGGGGAGGGGAGGCCGACCAGGGTCGCCGCGGCGACGGTGAGGGCGAGGAGCCATCTCGTCAGCAGGGATTTCACGGGGGTGGATCCTTCCGGGGGAGACGGGCGAGGCGCCGCCGGTCGGCGGGCCGCCCACGAGCCGTCCACGTGCCTGTTCGGCACCTCGGAGGGGTCACGACACGGGTTCGGGGGACCCGGGTCGTCCGAGGTGCCGGAATGTTACCGACGGGTTGCCTTCGAATGTCAATACATCGATGC
This genomic interval from Micromonospora sp. CCTCC AA 2012012 contains the following:
- a CDS encoding esterase/lipase family protein, with protein sequence MKSLLTRWLLALTVAAATLVGLPSPAQAANWTPSSNPILFVHGWNSSASTWNTMISRFQADGWPSSYLRAFSYNTSQSNATTAQTVSQEVDKLLAATGATKVDIVTHSMGGLSSRYYLKNLASSGKVDRWVSLGGPNHGTSSANTCFSTACVEMRVGSTFLANLNSGDETPGSFTYGTFWSSCDGVINPADSTVLSGATNTKTACVGHLSLITDATIYGQVRDFVNP